A window from Piliocolobus tephrosceles isolate RC106 chromosome 11, ASM277652v3, whole genome shotgun sequence encodes these proteins:
- the SLC11A1 gene encoding natural resistance-associated macrophage protein 1 isoform X8 encodes MTGDKGPQRLSRSSYGSISSPTSPGPQQVPPRETYLSEKIPIPDTKPVGCWKLPGGLAPSACGSYGPPSLYSSYPRQGTFSLRKLWAFTGPGFLMSIAFLDPGNIESDLQAGAVAGFKLLWVLLWATVLGLLCQRLAARLGVVTGKDLGEVSHLYYPKVPRTLLWLTIELAIVGSDMQEVIGTAIAFNLLSAGRIPLWGGVLITIVDTFFFLFLDNYGLRKLEAFFGLLITIMALTFGYEYVVARPEQGALLRGLLLPSCPGCGHPELLQAVGIVGAIIMPHNIYLHSALVKSREIDRARRVDIREANMYFLIEATIALSVSFIINLFVMAVFGQAFYQQTNQAAFNICANSSLHDYAKIFPMNNATVAVDIYQGGVILGCLFGPAALYIWAIGLLAAGQSSTMTGTYAGQFVMEAGVQWRHHSSLQRQPQPPKSLEPQAHATTAG; translated from the exons ATGACAG GTGACAAGGGTCCTCAAAGGCTGAGCAGGTCCAGCTATGGTTCCATCTCCAGCCCGACCAGCCCAGGGCCACAGCAAGTGCCTCCCAGAGAGACCTACCTGAGTGAGAAGATCCCCATCCCAGACACAAAACCGGTGGGATGCTGGAAACTTCCTGGGGGCTT GGCACCTTCAGCCTGCGGAAGCTATGGGCCCCCCTCACTCTACTCCTCCTACCCCCGACAGGGCACCTTCAGCCTGCGGAAGCTATGGGCCTTCACCGGGCCTGGTTTCCTCATGAGCATTGCTTTCCTGGACCCAGGAAACATCGAGTCAGATCTTCAGGCTGGCGCCGTGGCGGGATTCAAA CTTCTCTGGGTGCTGCTCTGGGCCACAGTGTTGGGCTTGCTCTGCCAGCGACTGGCTGCACgtctgggcgtggtgacaggcaagGACTTGGGTGAAGTCAGCCATCTCTACTACCCTAAG GTGCCCCGCACACTCCTCTGGCTGACCATCGAACTAGCCATTGTGGGCTCCGACATGCAGGAAGTCATCGGCACGGCCATTGCATTCAATCTGCTCTCAGCTGGACG AATCCCACTCTGGGGTGGCGTCCTCATCACCATCGTGGacaccttcttcttcctcttcctcgaTAACTATG GGTTGCGGAAGCTGGAAGCCTTTTTTGGACTCCTTATAACCATTATGGCCTTGACCTTTGGCTACGAG TATGTGGTGGCGCGTCCTGAGCAGGGAGCGCTTCTTCGGGGCCTGCTCCTGCCCTCGTGCCCTGGCTGCGGCCACCCCGAGCTGCTGCAGGCGGTAGGCATTGTTGGCGCCATCATCATGCCCCACAACATCTACCTGCACTCGGCCCTGGTCAAG TCTCGAGAGATAGACCGAGCCCGCCGAGTGGACATCAGAGAAGCCAACATGTACTTCCTGATAGAGGCCACCATCGCCCTGTCCGTCTCCTTTATCATCAACCTCTTTGTCATGGCTGTCTTTGGGCAGGCCTTCTACCAGCAAACCAACCAGGCTGCG TTCAACATCTGTGCCAACAGCAGCCTCCACGACTACGCCAAGATCTTCCCCATGAACAACGCCACTGTGGCCGTGGACATTTACCAGGGG GGCGTGATTCTGGGCTGCCTGTTCGGCCCCGCGGCCCTCTACATCTGGGCCATAGGTCTCCTGGCGGCCGGGCAGAGCTCCACCATGACGGGCACCTACGCGGGACAGTTCGTGatggag gctggagtgcaatggcgccatcacagctcgctgcagcgtcaacctcagcctcccaagtcactggaaCCACAGGCTCATGCTACCAcggcaggctaa
- the SLC11A1 gene encoding natural resistance-associated macrophage protein 1 isoform X7, whose translation MTGDKGPQRLSRSSYGSISSPTSPGPQQVPPRETYLSEKIPIPDTKPVGCWKLPGGLAPSACGSYGPPSLYSSYPRQGTFSLRKLWAFTGPGFLMSIAFLDPGNIESDLQAGAVAGFKLLWVLLWATVLGLLCQRLAARLGVVTGKDLGEVSHLYYPKVPRTLLWLTIELAIVGSDMQEVIGTAIAFNLLSAGRIPLWGGVLITIVDTFFFLFLDNYGLRKLEAFFGLLITIMALTFGYEYVVARPEQGALLRGLLLPSCPGCGHPELLQAVGIVGAIIMPHNIYLHSALVKSREIDRARRVDIREANMYFLIEATIALSVSFIINLFVMAVFGQAFYQQTNQAAFNICANSSLHDYAKIFPMNNATVAVDIYQGGVILGCLFGPAALYIWAIGLLAAGQSSTMTGTYAGQFVMESCLLPTKELTPTPGIPQAAVVTLRPRPPHPLLCHPAHRACGCLPGPEGLVGPQ comes from the exons ATGACAG GTGACAAGGGTCCTCAAAGGCTGAGCAGGTCCAGCTATGGTTCCATCTCCAGCCCGACCAGCCCAGGGCCACAGCAAGTGCCTCCCAGAGAGACCTACCTGAGTGAGAAGATCCCCATCCCAGACACAAAACCGGTGGGATGCTGGAAACTTCCTGGGGGCTT GGCACCTTCAGCCTGCGGAAGCTATGGGCCCCCCTCACTCTACTCCTCCTACCCCCGACAGGGCACCTTCAGCCTGCGGAAGCTATGGGCCTTCACCGGGCCTGGTTTCCTCATGAGCATTGCTTTCCTGGACCCAGGAAACATCGAGTCAGATCTTCAGGCTGGCGCCGTGGCGGGATTCAAA CTTCTCTGGGTGCTGCTCTGGGCCACAGTGTTGGGCTTGCTCTGCCAGCGACTGGCTGCACgtctgggcgtggtgacaggcaagGACTTGGGTGAAGTCAGCCATCTCTACTACCCTAAG GTGCCCCGCACACTCCTCTGGCTGACCATCGAACTAGCCATTGTGGGCTCCGACATGCAGGAAGTCATCGGCACGGCCATTGCATTCAATCTGCTCTCAGCTGGACG AATCCCACTCTGGGGTGGCGTCCTCATCACCATCGTGGacaccttcttcttcctcttcctcgaTAACTATG GGTTGCGGAAGCTGGAAGCCTTTTTTGGACTCCTTATAACCATTATGGCCTTGACCTTTGGCTACGAG TATGTGGTGGCGCGTCCTGAGCAGGGAGCGCTTCTTCGGGGCCTGCTCCTGCCCTCGTGCCCTGGCTGCGGCCACCCCGAGCTGCTGCAGGCGGTAGGCATTGTTGGCGCCATCATCATGCCCCACAACATCTACCTGCACTCGGCCCTGGTCAAG TCTCGAGAGATAGACCGAGCCCGCCGAGTGGACATCAGAGAAGCCAACATGTACTTCCTGATAGAGGCCACCATCGCCCTGTCCGTCTCCTTTATCATCAACCTCTTTGTCATGGCTGTCTTTGGGCAGGCCTTCTACCAGCAAACCAACCAGGCTGCG TTCAACATCTGTGCCAACAGCAGCCTCCACGACTACGCCAAGATCTTCCCCATGAACAACGCCACTGTGGCCGTGGACATTTACCAGGGG GGCGTGATTCTGGGCTGCCTGTTCGGCCCCGCGGCCCTCTACATCTGGGCCATAGGTCTCCTGGCGGCCGGGCAGAGCTCCACCATGACGGGCACCTACGCGGGACAGTTCGTGatggag TCCTGTCTACTCCCCACCAAGGagctcacccccaccccagggatTCCTCAGGCTGCGGTGGTCACGCTTCGCCCGCGTCCTCCTCACCCGCTCCTGTGCCATCCTGCCCACCGTGCTTGTGGCTGTCTTCCGGGACCTGAGGGACTTGTCGGGCCTCAATGA
- the SLC11A1 gene encoding natural resistance-associated macrophage protein 1 isoform X6, whose translation MTGDKGPQRLSRSSYGSISSPTSPGPQQVPPRETYLSEKIPIPDTKPVGCWKLPGGLAPSACGSYGPPSLYSSYPRQGTFSLRKLWAFTGPGFLMSIAFLDPGNIESDLQAGAVAGFKLLWVLLWATVLGLLCQRLAARLGVVTGKDLGEVSHLYYPKVPRTLLWLTIELAIVGSDMQEVIGTAIAFNLLSAGRIPLWGGVLITIVDTFFFLFLDNYGLRKLEAFFGLLITIMALTFGYEYVVARPEQGALLRGLLLPSCPGCGHPELLQAVGIVGAIIMPHNIYLHSALVKSREIDRARRVDIREANMYFLIEATIALSVSFIINLFVMAVFGQAFYQQTNQAAFNICANSSLHDYAKIFPMNNATVAVDIYQGGVILGCLFGPAALYIWAIGLLAAGQSSTMTGTYAGQFVMEGFLRLRWSRFARVLLTRSCAILPTVLVAVFRDLRDLSGLNDLLNVLQSLLDSSA comes from the exons ATGACAG GTGACAAGGGTCCTCAAAGGCTGAGCAGGTCCAGCTATGGTTCCATCTCCAGCCCGACCAGCCCAGGGCCACAGCAAGTGCCTCCCAGAGAGACCTACCTGAGTGAGAAGATCCCCATCCCAGACACAAAACCGGTGGGATGCTGGAAACTTCCTGGGGGCTT GGCACCTTCAGCCTGCGGAAGCTATGGGCCCCCCTCACTCTACTCCTCCTACCCCCGACAGGGCACCTTCAGCCTGCGGAAGCTATGGGCCTTCACCGGGCCTGGTTTCCTCATGAGCATTGCTTTCCTGGACCCAGGAAACATCGAGTCAGATCTTCAGGCTGGCGCCGTGGCGGGATTCAAA CTTCTCTGGGTGCTGCTCTGGGCCACAGTGTTGGGCTTGCTCTGCCAGCGACTGGCTGCACgtctgggcgtggtgacaggcaagGACTTGGGTGAAGTCAGCCATCTCTACTACCCTAAG GTGCCCCGCACACTCCTCTGGCTGACCATCGAACTAGCCATTGTGGGCTCCGACATGCAGGAAGTCATCGGCACGGCCATTGCATTCAATCTGCTCTCAGCTGGACG AATCCCACTCTGGGGTGGCGTCCTCATCACCATCGTGGacaccttcttcttcctcttcctcgaTAACTATG GGTTGCGGAAGCTGGAAGCCTTTTTTGGACTCCTTATAACCATTATGGCCTTGACCTTTGGCTACGAG TATGTGGTGGCGCGTCCTGAGCAGGGAGCGCTTCTTCGGGGCCTGCTCCTGCCCTCGTGCCCTGGCTGCGGCCACCCCGAGCTGCTGCAGGCGGTAGGCATTGTTGGCGCCATCATCATGCCCCACAACATCTACCTGCACTCGGCCCTGGTCAAG TCTCGAGAGATAGACCGAGCCCGCCGAGTGGACATCAGAGAAGCCAACATGTACTTCCTGATAGAGGCCACCATCGCCCTGTCCGTCTCCTTTATCATCAACCTCTTTGTCATGGCTGTCTTTGGGCAGGCCTTCTACCAGCAAACCAACCAGGCTGCG TTCAACATCTGTGCCAACAGCAGCCTCCACGACTACGCCAAGATCTTCCCCATGAACAACGCCACTGTGGCCGTGGACATTTACCAGGGG GGCGTGATTCTGGGCTGCCTGTTCGGCCCCGCGGCCCTCTACATCTGGGCCATAGGTCTCCTGGCGGCCGGGCAGAGCTCCACCATGACGGGCACCTACGCGGGACAGTTCGTGatggag ggatTCCTCAGGCTGCGGTGGTCACGCTTCGCCCGCGTCCTCCTCACCCGCTCCTGTGCCATCCTGCCCACCGTGCTTGTGGCTGTCTTCCGGGACCTGAGGGACTTGTCGGGCCTCAATGATCTGCTCAACGTGCTGCAGAGCCTGCTG